The following are encoded together in the Brassica napus cultivar Da-Ae chromosome A9, Da-Ae, whole genome shotgun sequence genome:
- the LOC106426133 gene encoding CASP-like protein ARALYDRAFT_485429 isoform X2, translated as MEHVPGSFGTSASFALRFGQIIFSSASLIFMCLDYDFYDFTTFCYLTTVMAFVTPWSISLALADSYSVLLKQLPHEPRLLSMVLAGDTVMSFLSLGGACGVASATELLSSMGAPICGDNLCSQYQVSATLAFLCWFLLLASALFNLWSLPSLLY; from the exons ATGGAGCATGTGCCGGGATCGTTCGGCACCAGCGCCAGTTTCGCTCTCCGTTTCGGCCAAATCATCTTCTCTTCCGCTTCTCTCATCTTCATGTGTTTGGATTACGACTTCTATGACTTCACTACCTTCTG CTATTTGACGACTGTGATGGCTTTTGTAACTCCATGGAGCATCTCACTTGCACTGGCCGATTCATACTCTGTTTTACTCAAACAACTTCCGCATGAACCAAGACTTCTATCCATGGTTCTCGCCGGTGATACc GTAATGTCGTTTCTTTCACTGGGTGGGGCATGTGGTGTAGCCAGTGCAACCGAGCTGCTTTCGTCTATGGGTGCACCCATCTGCGGTGATAACCTCTGTAGCCAATACCAAGTATCGGCTACATTGGCTTTCTTGTGTTGGTTTCTGTTGCTTGCTTCGGCTCTTTTCAATCTTTGGAGTTTACCTTCGTTATTATACTGA
- the LOC106426133 gene encoding CASP-like protein ARALYDRAFT_485429 isoform X1 yields MLLLFVMWRERAGGMEHVPGSFGTSASFALRFGQIIFSSASLIFMCLDYDFYDFTTFCYLTTVMAFVTPWSISLALADSYSVLLKQLPHEPRLLSMVLAGDTVMSFLSLGGACGVASATELLSSMGAPICGDNLCSQYQVSATLAFLCWFLLLASALFNLWSLPSLLY; encoded by the exons atgcttcttctttttgttatgTGGAGAGAAAGAGCAGGGGGGATGGAGCATGTGCCGGGATCGTTCGGCACCAGCGCCAGTTTCGCTCTCCGTTTCGGCCAAATCATCTTCTCTTCCGCTTCTCTCATCTTCATGTGTTTGGATTACGACTTCTATGACTTCACTACCTTCTG CTATTTGACGACTGTGATGGCTTTTGTAACTCCATGGAGCATCTCACTTGCACTGGCCGATTCATACTCTGTTTTACTCAAACAACTTCCGCATGAACCAAGACTTCTATCCATGGTTCTCGCCGGTGATACc GTAATGTCGTTTCTTTCACTGGGTGGGGCATGTGGTGTAGCCAGTGCAACCGAGCTGCTTTCGTCTATGGGTGCACCCATCTGCGGTGATAACCTCTGTAGCCAATACCAAGTATCGGCTACATTGGCTTTCTTGTGTTGGTTTCTGTTGCTTGCTTCGGCTCTTTTCAATCTTTGGAGTTTACCTTCGTTATTATACTGA